From the Balearica regulorum gibbericeps isolate bBalReg1 chromosome 4, bBalReg1.pri, whole genome shotgun sequence genome, one window contains:
- the LOC142601627 gene encoding uncharacterized protein LOC142601627, with product MAVPVLPVPGRRWRHRGCRVAVPTQGKAHPCARVRSMAPRQRAPRDTSGEDVPGEGWTDRRTEEPQPRREPRGVRSPGKKPGCLRRGRRCRLPCTWPVLAGDSPACARPGTLRGTSQLQLGCSFRQVQLMESSSGFAAPAHGWLWLGSAPPCLQLQVQLLDGSGQFQLLFVDASSWLWLQPICSFTFIASGPAHFSALPAPAQLCPPGLHSHRSSSWMAPVQFWLQLLDTSSSWMALANYSSCL from the exons ATGGCCGTCCCGGTGCTGCCGGTCCCTGGGAGGCGTTGGCGGCACCGGGGATGCCGCGTGGCCGTGCCGACGCAGGGGAAGGCTCATCCCTGTGCCCGGGTGAGGAGCATGGCCCCGAGGCAGCGAGCGCCCAGGGACACCAGCGGGGAGGACGTGCCCGGTGAG GGAtggacggacagacggacagaGGAGCCCCAGCCACGCCGGGAGCCGCGTGGGGTGCGGAGCCCCGGGAAGAAGCCGGGCTGCCTGCGCCGAGGCCGACGCTGCCGCCTGCCCTGCACGTGGCCCGtcctggctggggacagccctgcctgcgcccgCCCAGGGACGCTGCGGGGAACCTCGCAGCTCCAGCTCGGCTGCAGTTTCAGGCAG GTCCAGCTCATGGAGAGCTCCAGCGGgtttgcagctccagcccacGGATGGCTCTGGCTCGGTTCAGCTCCACCTTGTTTGCAGCTTCAG GTCCAGCTCCTGGACGGCTCTGGACAGTTTCAGCTCCTGTTTGTGGACGCCTCCAGCTGGTTGTGGCTCCAGCCCATTTGCAGCTTCACCTTCATTGCTTCTGGCCCAGCTCATTtttcagccctgcctgcgcctgcccagctctgcccgccCGGACTGCACAGCCACAG gtccAGCTCCTGGATGGCTCCAGTGCAGTTTTGGCTGCAGCTCTTGGACACCTCCAGCTCCTGGATGGCTCTGGCTAATTACAGCTCCTGTTTGTAG